The Erigeron canadensis isolate Cc75 chromosome 4, C_canadensis_v1, whole genome shotgun sequence genome window below encodes:
- the LOC122597936 gene encoding basic peroxidase-like — translation MGYHKTIGTIFVPILILILSLNYIPCKAELSPTFYDNTCPSALATIRTSIRTAVSRERRMAASLIRLHFHDCFVQGCDASILLDDSPSEKTASANNAVRGYEVIDAAKAAVESVCPGLVSCADVLAVAARDASVAVGGPSWTVRLGRRDSTSANPTQANSDLPRANSDLATLIANFNRKNLSPRDMVALSGSHTIGQARCVTFKARIYNNASDIDAGFATTRRRNCPVDPNDGDGNLAPLDLVTPNSFDNRYFRNLVRRRGLLASDQVLFSGDSTDSIVTEYSNNPRTFASDFAAAMVRMGDIDPLTGTNGVIRNLCTTSI, via the exons ATGGGTTATCATAAGACCATTGGAACTATATTTGTTCCTATACTTATTTTAATTCTCTCATTGAACTACATACCATGCAAAGCTGAATTATCTCCCACATTCTATGATAACACATGCCCTAGCGCACTTGCCACCATTAGAACTTCAATTCGGACTGCTGTTTCACGTGAACGTCGCATGGCAGCCTCTCTCATTCGTCTTCATTTTCACGACTGTTTCGTTCAG GGTTGTGATGCGTCCATTTTGCTAGACGATTCTCCAAGTGAGAAGACAGCATCTGCGAATAACGCTGTGAGGGGCTATGAAGTTATAGATGCAGCTAAAGCTGCGGTTGAAAGCGTATGCCCAGGTCTTGTCTCGTGTGCAGATGTATTGGCTGTTGCAGCACGTGATGCTTCCGTGGCG GTGGGTGGTCCGTCATGGACAGTAAGGCTCGGGAGAAGAGATTCTACATCTGCAAACCCGACTCAAGCTAATAGCGATCTTCCAAGAGCTAATAGTGATCTTGCTACACTCATTGCAAACTTTAATAGAAAGAATCTCAGCCCAAGAGATATGGTTGCTTTGTCAG GGTCTCATACAATTGGGCAAGCACGGTGTGTTACATTTAAGGCTAGGATATACAACAATGCCTCAGACATAGATGCTGGTTTTGCTACCACCCGTAGACGCAACTGCCCAGTAGATCCAAATGATGGCGACGGTAACTTGGCACCACTTGATTTGGTGACACCAAATTCATTCGACAACAGATACTTCAGAAATTTAGTGCGAAGAAGAGGTCTTCTTGCATCAGACCAGGTACTCTTTAGTGGAGACTCAACTGATAGCATTGTAACTGAGTACAGCAATAATCCGAGGACATTTGCATCCGATTTTGCTGCAGCCATGGTTAGGATGGGAGACATTGACCCCCTTACCGGCACTAATGGGGTGATCAGAAATCTTTGCACTACTTCCATTTAA
- the LOC122597786 gene encoding basic peroxidase-like produces MGYHKTIGTTFVPILILLLSFMNYIPCKAQLSPTFYDNTCPNALTTIRTSIRTAVSRERRMAASLIRLHFHDCFVQGCDASILLDDSPSEKTAFANNAVRGYEVIDAAKAAVESVCPGVVSCADVLAVAARDASVAVGGPSWTVRLGRRDSTSANPTQANSDLPRANMDLATLIANFNTKNLGPRDMVALSGSHTIGQARCVTFRARIYNNASDIDAGFASTRRRNCPVGPNDGDGNLAPLDLVTPNSFDNNYFRNLVQRRGLLASDQVLFSGDSTDSIVTEYSNNPRTFASDFAAAMVRMGDIDPLTGTNGVIRNLCTTSN; encoded by the exons ATGGGTTATCATAAGACCATTGGAACTACTTTTGTTCCTATACTTATTTTACTTCTTTCATTCATGAACTACATACCATGCAAAGCTCAATTATCTCCCACATTTTATGATAACACATGCCCTAATGCACTTACCACCATTAGAACTTCTATCAGGACTGCAGTGTCACGTGAACGTCGCATGGCAGCCTCTCTCATTCGTCTTCATTTTCACGACTGTTTCGTTCAG GGTTGTGATGCGTCCATTTTGCTAGACGATTCTCCAAGTGAGAAGACAGCATTTGCGAATAATGCTGTGAGGGGCTATGAAGTTATAGATGCAGCTAAAGCTGCGGTTGAAAGCGTATGCCCAGGTGTTGTCTCGTGTGCAGATGTATTGGCTGTTGCAGCACGTGATGCTTCCGTGGCG GTGGGTGGTCCGTCGTGGACAGTAAGGCTTGGGAGAAGAGATTCTACGTCTGCAAACCCGACTCAAGCCAATAGTGATCTTCCAAGAGCTAATATGGATCTTGCCACACTCATTGCAAACTTTAATACAAAGAATCTCGGCCCAAGAGATATGGTTGCTTTGTCAG GATCTCATACAATTGGGCAAGCACGGTGTGTTACATTTAGGGCTAGGATATACAACAATGCCTCAGACATAGATGCTGGTTTTGCTAGTACCCGTAGACGCAACTGCCCAGTAGGTCCAAATGATGGGGACGGTAACTTGGCACCACTTGATTTGGTGACACCAAATTCATTCGACAACAACTACTTCAGAAATTTAGTGCAAAGAAGAGGTCTTCTTGCATCAGACCAGGTACTCTTTAGTGGAGACTCAACTGATAGCATTGTAACTGAGTACAGCAATAATCCGAGGACATTTGCGTCTGATTTTGCTGCAGCCATGGTTAGGATGGGAGACATTGACCCCCTTACCGGAACTAATGGGGTGATCAGAAATCTTTGCACTACTTCCAATTAA